TGAAATAACGCTGTGCCGGAGCATAACGTTGTTGATATTTTTGCCAGATGGCAGCAATTTTATTGGCATCAGGAAATGGAAGATATTCATCGTCACTCAGTGCTATATCTTCGTTCTGAGCACCATCGTCTGGTAAGTGCGCATCCAAATCTGGTAACTCTTCCAATACTAATTTGTGTTCTTGTAAGTCGATACCCGTAATCGTCGTGAAGGCTTCGCCTGCCAAGCGCGTTACCGTAGGAATACGCATTTGCGCAATAAGCCAGTTAATGGCTTGAGGATCGCCAAGAGAAGCCGTGGCAGTAATAACCAAACGGTTATTTGCCGGATCTTTAGCGAGCAAAGTGATCCAACTACGCGCGGTTTCCAACGGTAGAATACGAAAACACAACGCCATCGCACGGATTTGATGAGGATTGGTATTCAGTGCATAGCTTTGCAGATTAACCGCAAGTGATTTTTCGCCCAGTAGTACGGCTGACCAGATTGCCCAAAACACAATATCTTTGTCCTCGGATATCATTCCCTTGCGCAGTGTGGGTAGCAAATCAAAGCGTTTTAATTCACCAATCAGCCGCAACGCTCGTGCATAGAGTAGGGGATGCGCAAGGCAATCGTCGCGCTCCAGTATATTCGTCAAAAACTCGCGAGGATCCTCGCGTCTTGCACTACAGGCAGCCAGCGCTAAATATTTATGGTTGAGATCTTTACTGGTGAGGAATTTTTTTATCCAGGAGTGCACCAACCTGCCAGGCAACCAAGCCATAGCTGCAACCAACCCACGCAGGGTGTGTTTACTACCCAAACCCGCCTCAACAACATGTTGTATATAACGCGTATCCAAACTGCGAAACGCCAATACTCCGGCGGTAAATAGATTGTCAGGTTGTTGTAGTTCCAGCGCGCGGGCGCAGAGTGCCCAGGATTCTTCCGGGGCAGTCATCAAACCATTAAGCTGTGCATCGATGCGCGCATCAAGCTCGGCAAGATCTGTGGTGTTGTAATGTGGCTGATTGACGGCGAGACTACGGAGAAGCCATAAAAAAGTGGCGTCATCGACATAGCGCTCATGAATGTGGCCATAAATACTAAAAAGGTTACGGGATGAAACTGCCTCTATAGTCATGAGTAGAGATCAACCCATGATATTTTTTTTATTGTGAAACAGCGGGTCACCTAAACGACAAACATTTTTCCCCTCAAATTTCACATCAAAGGAATACATCATAAATTCACACTCCGCTTTATTTTGGTTGCTGATAAGCCCATTAAGCGTTCCCGCCTCATCACCGGTACTGGTAGAGTAAACCGCGCCTTTCACCATAGGCATTTGACCGTCAATCACTACTGTTTTCGGCCCTTTACTGGTATCAGAAGATTTCCCAATGCTCGGATAGGGAATAGGTACGACCGCTGAGCCGACTGGTGTTTTACACACGTCGGGAAATACCGTACTCATGCCACCACTGCCTTTATGGGCAATGCCTCTGGTATTGGAAAACGTAGTTTGTGCCATAAGTTGCTCCTTGAATTCTTCAGCGAGATAAACTTATCGATATGTTCTTAATCTTTGTTAATTGTTTATCGCAAGCTAATGCTGCTCGCCACACCATGGATAGCTGGCGATGGTTGGGATCTAATAACAGTGTTTCCATATGAAAGGGGGAAGAAAAAACTTTTTCGGCAATAACAACTTTATTCGATAAATTCACATAAGGCAGCTGAAATCCTAACTCGCCTGCAGGGTGCATACCAATAATCCGCACAGGTTCGCCGCCCTGTAAATAATCAGGATAAATCAGGTCCGGTGGCGCTACATTCATAAAGCGCGGATTGTAATCGTCAGGTAAATAAGGTGCGCGATGCTGCTGCCAGTGTTTATCGTAAGTACCAGCTAAACTTGCGCGAGGCTGCCAATGTGGTGCAATAGGTGCAAAACAAGTCGGTTCAGGATTGTCGCGATAATCGCGAATTAAATAATCAGGGCACTCAAGGTTAGGAAGGGGAAAACCATTCAACTCAGATTGATGTTTATGCCCGGTAAAACCACGGCCAGCAGGATTTTTGGTTTCTGAACTGCGCAACATTTCTCCATCTATTAAATCCTGCCCACCAAAAGCACGTTCATAAACCAACGGCATTGTTACAAAAGGTTCGGGAGGGGAGATCATCTGTTCGCGATTCCAATATCTGTCGCCAAAGACACGCACCACTTTGCTCACTGAGCCCACTTGTAAACCAACATCCATTTGTCGCACTGGCCGTTGATCCGGTGCACAGGCTGAGCCGATCATAAGGATGTCCGTCGACAGTTTGCCAATGTGATAATCCGAACTGAAACGCAAGCTGGATTTGGCCGGTTCCCCCCAGTATTCATCCGCTTGATACAAAGGAATTTGCGATTGAGCTAATGTCCATTGCTCCCCAATCAAAAACGTTGCTTTCACCATGATGTAAAGCGTATCTACTGCTATTTCGTTGGGGAAAATCGTAAATCCAGCAGCAAAGGGAGTATTGTTATTAAGTTGAAGCATAGTGGAATTCACTGGAAACGAACGACTGACAAAGACCGCACGCAGCGGCCATCCCTGTTAGTTTACTTGTACTGATCCACCCAGTATTCGATTAACACCACTAGAACGGCTGAGGAGATATTTCCCGCGAATAACTACCTTACCGTTACGTGTAAGTGTAATGCTCGCTTCACCGCACTTGAGCACTACCTCTTCCTGTCCCTCAAGTACAACTCTTTTACCATCAATATGCACTGTATCAGTTTGGAGACTGGCACTCATTACATCGCGGGCTACTACGCTGGCCGTATCAAAAGCCGTTTGATCATCATGAGCACTACCAGCCGTTGACAGTTCAAGTGAATTATCCAGTATTTGTTGCAGAGGCGAGTAAAGAAAGCCAATCACAATGGGGCGCGGATCGGCTCCTTGCGTAAAAAGTAATGCAACCTGACGACCAATGTGCTGGGGTAATACCGGGATAGTAGCCAAAGCAGCAACCGGTTCACATTGTGGGAACTGTGGAAATCCAATAACAGGGCTACCATCGACATTGATTGCAGAAAGTACGCCAAGTAATACCTCACCCGGCGCTACCACTGGAACAGTAGGTTCTGACTCTGTTTGCAGCTCAATGCCTTCTGACTCTTCAAACAAGCTAACACTCATAGATCACGCTAATTATTAGTAATTTTACTGCCTTTGATAACAACATTCCCCGAGCCTTTCACATTAATATTGGCACCGGAAATAGTGATATCGCCATTACTCTTCATGACAATAGAAGCTGAACCTGCTTTTAATATAATTTGATCATCCGCCGTCAGAGTGATCGCTTTTGCTTTCAACGCATACTCTTTAGTAACATTTTCAGTGTACGTCCCCTCTACCGTTTCACGCAGGTCCTTAGTGATACCGATAGTCATATTTTTACCGATAGTCTCGGTATGGTTTTCACTAATATCAATAGTGATATTTTTACCCACACTCAGCGACATATTTTTGCCGATAGTTTCAGTGTGATCATCACCTACATCGATGGTTTTATTTTTCGCGATAGATTCAGTTTGGTTATTGCCTACCGTTTTATTGCGATCATTGCCAATGGATGAGTTTTCATCATGCTTAATGCTCTTAGTACGATCATGGTCAACCGTTAATGTCTGATCATTCTCCACCTGGGTGTCGTAGTTTTTTTCCGCATGAACATAAATTTGCTCCTCACCCTTTTTATCTTCAAAACGGAGTTCATTATAGTTTTGTGGTGTCCCGCCTTTTGTAGAGCGAGTTTTGATCCCACTTTGTGTTTTAGAAGGGTAGGTAGGCTTATTCCAGGCGTTATAGACGGAGCCAGTCACTAAGGGGCGGTCAGGGTCACCATCCAGGAAATTAACAATAACCTCATGGCCAATACGCGGAATAAATGACGAGCCCCATTGATTGCCGGCCCAGCTTTGGACAACGCGAACAAAACACGAGCTGTTCTCGTCTTTTTTGCCATCTCGGTCCCAAATAAACTGCACTTTAATTCGGCAATGTTCATCAATATAAACTTCTTCGCCTGCCGGACCTACTACCACTGCCGATTGAGGTCCTTTCATAACTGGTTTGATATGAAAGCGTTTAGGACGGAAAGGTGTTTCAGCAGGAATGCAAACAAATTGATTATTATAAGTAGCATTACCTTCATGACCGGA
The nucleotide sequence above comes from Cellvibrio sp. PSBB023. Encoded proteins:
- a CDS encoding type VI secretion system Vgr family protein yields the protein MTQLSQDNRFISISDFSLGKDTFLLTGFQGTESISDLFAFNIDVISENLDIDPNKIVGKTATITIKTDAGRKFNGFIREFSAGEITADNLREYRMVMVPWLWFLSQTNDHRIFQEKNTKDIVSQVFSDLGFSDFEFRAEGGKKREYCVQHNESDLHFVSRLLEEDGIAYYFEHSDGKHQLILVDKPNAYSDVSETDLEYSKGNAPHAQINAWEHKYLFRKGMWTLNDYNFKEPQKDLTATIKTKSQYAKNAIYEHYEYPAFYEPNLGAEHAKICLESEEADRDTVFGRSNCASFYAGGKFKLAKHATASQKGSYILTAVTHQAVDKSYFSGHEGNATYNNQFVCIPAETPFRPKRFHIKPVMKGPQSAVVVGPAGEEVYIDEHCRIKVQFIWDRDGKKDENSSCFVRVVQSWAGNQWGSSFIPRIGHEVIVNFLDGDPDRPLVTGSVYNAWNKPTYPSKTQSGIKTRSTKGGTPQNYNELRFEDKKGEEQIYVHAEKNYDTQVENDQTLTVDHDRTKSIKHDENSSIGNDRNKTVGNNQTESIAKNKTIDVGDDHTETIGKNMSLSVGKNITIDISENHTETIGKNMTIGITKDLRETVEGTYTENVTKEYALKAKAITLTADDQIILKAGSASIVMKSNGDITISGANINVKGSGNVVIKGSKITNN
- a CDS encoding DUF2169 domain-containing protein, which translates into the protein MLQLNNNTPFAAGFTIFPNEIAVDTLYIMVKATFLIGEQWTLAQSQIPLYQADEYWGEPAKSSLRFSSDYHIGKLSTDILMIGSACAPDQRPVRQMDVGLQVGSVSKVVRVFGDRYWNREQMISPPEPFVTMPLVYERAFGGQDLIDGEMLRSSETKNPAGRGFTGHKHQSELNGFPLPNLECPDYLIRDYRDNPEPTCFAPIAPHWQPRASLAGTYDKHWQQHRAPYLPDDYNPRFMNVAPPDLIYPDYLQGGEPVRIIGMHPAGELGFQLPYVNLSNKVVIAEKVFSSPFHMETLLLDPNHRQLSMVWRAALACDKQLTKIKNISISLSR
- a CDS encoding TIGR02270 family protein, which translates into the protein MTIEAVSSRNLFSIYGHIHERYVDDATFLWLLRSLAVNQPHYNTTDLAELDARIDAQLNGLMTAPEESWALCARALELQQPDNLFTAGVLAFRSLDTRYIQHVVEAGLGSKHTLRGLVAAMAWLPGRLVHSWIKKFLTSKDLNHKYLALAACSARREDPREFLTNILERDDCLAHPLLYARALRLIGELKRFDLLPTLRKGMISEDKDIVFWAIWSAVLLGEKSLAVNLQSYALNTNPHQIRAMALCFRILPLETARSWITLLAKDPANNRLVITATASLGDPQAINWLIAQMRIPTVTRLAGEAFTTITGIDLQEHKLVLEELPDLDAHLPDDGAQNEDIALSDDEYLPFPDANKIAAIWQKYQQRYAPAQRYFMGKIISTDLSVSEHLRHVFANGQQRQRQIAALELALLEPAHFLLNHAAKGSFE
- a CDS encoding DUF6484 domain-containing protein, with product MSVSLFEESEGIELQTESEPTVPVVAPGEVLLGVLSAINVDGSPVIGFPQFPQCEPVAALATIPVLPQHIGRQVALLFTQGADPRPIVIGFLYSPLQQILDNSLELSTAGSAHDDQTAFDTASVVARDVMSASLQTDTVHIDGKRVVLEGQEEVVLKCGEASITLTRNGKVVIRGKYLLSRSSGVNRILGGSVQVN
- a CDS encoding DUF4150 domain-containing protein, with the translated sequence MAQTTFSNTRGIAHKGSGGMSTVFPDVCKTPVGSAVVPIPYPSIGKSSDTSKGPKTVVIDGQMPMVKGAVYSTSTGDEAGTLNGLISNQNKAECEFMMYSFDVKFEGKNVCRLGDPLFHNKKNIMG